A part of Deltaproteobacteria bacterium genomic DNA contains:
- a CDS encoding menaquinol oxidoreductase, translating to MGVKLSLGVSLGAVLAIVLVALVGAQVSSLQPIFGIFVPYAAFVIFILGFIYRVVDWGRSPVPYRIPTTCGQQKTLPWIKNDEIENPSSTLGVIGRMILEIFAFRSLFRHTKAEMASGNIVCGGSKWIWLGALAFHYSFLIIAIRHLRLFVEPVPAFVNGLGIVDGMLQIGVPELYITDVLLLAAVSYLLVRRLIVPKMRYISLANDYFPLFLILGIGISGVLMRYFIRVDIVSVKELAVGLASLHPTVPEGIGAIFFVHVALVSTLFAYFPFSKLMHAGGVFLSPGRNLANTNRAKMHVNPWEYPVKIHPYEDYENEFREKMKNAGIPVERE from the coding sequence ATGGGTGTAAAGCTATCGTTAGGTGTATCTTTAGGCGCGGTTCTTGCGATTGTCCTGGTCGCCTTGGTCGGGGCGCAGGTATCAAGTCTGCAGCCTATCTTCGGGATTTTTGTCCCCTATGCGGCATTTGTCATATTCATTTTGGGGTTTATCTATCGAGTCGTGGACTGGGGACGCTCGCCCGTTCCTTATCGTATACCTACTACGTGCGGGCAGCAGAAGACGCTTCCCTGGATAAAGAATGACGAGATCGAAAATCCGAGCAGCACACTCGGCGTCATAGGCCGTATGATTCTCGAGATATTTGCCTTCCGCTCGCTGTTCAGGCACACGAAGGCGGAGATGGCGAGCGGCAATATCGTCTGCGGCGGTTCAAAATGGATCTGGCTCGGTGCCTTGGCGTTTCACTATTCTTTCCTTATCATCGCTATCAGGCACCTGAGGCTCTTTGTTGAGCCCGTACCGGCCTTTGTGAACGGGCTTGGCATTGTAGACGGGATGCTCCAGATAGGCGTGCCGGAGCTATATATCACTGACGTCTTGCTCCTGGCTGCCGTGAGCTATCTCCTCGTAAGGCGCCTCATAGTACCGAAAATGCGCTACATATCCCTGGCCAACGATTACTTCCCCCTGTTTCTGATCCTTGGCATCGGCATATCCGGAGTGCTCATGCGGTATTTTATCAGGGTGGATATCGTGAGCGTTAAGGAGCTCGCTGTCGGTCTGGCCAGTTTGCATCCTACGGTGCCGGAGGGGATCGGTGCAATATTTTTCGTTCACGTAGCCCTTGTCAGCACCCTGTTTGCGTATTTTCCCTTCAGCAAACTGATGCATGCCGGGGGCGTGTTCCTCAGCCCGGGGAGAAATCTGGCAAACACCAACCGTGCCAAGATGCATGTCAATCCCTGGGAATATCCTGTCAAGATCCATCCCTATGAAGATTATGAGAATGAATTCAGGGAAAAAATGAAAAACGCCGGAATACCAGTGGAGAGGGAATAA
- a CDS encoding menaquinol oxidoreductase yields the protein MANIPKYYESLNIDFKPPRGNWMDRPLNIKPGIYCYPARPEVLKKAGMNDRSDWGKYWVIEDEDWELPDDWKERFLNKMRDMLGKYRTFKIYMDICVRCGACADKCHYFLGSGDPMNMPVMRAELLRSIYRGEFTKTGKILGRLAGARKLTKDALRQLWYYMFQCSECRRCSVFCPYGIDTAEITIMGREIMNELGMNIAWIQESVTKCLFTGNHLGLQPHTYKECVDTMLMDIEDNVGISFEPSWNRKGAEILFVTPSGDVFADPGIFTLAGYLLLFEHLGLDYTWSTYASEGGDFGYFTANEVAKRMNGKIYAEAKRLGVKWILGGECGHMWRVLNQYMTTWHGPIDFLEEPVSPITGTKFENAKAHKMVHIMEFTADLIKHNKLKLDPSRNDRLKVTFHDSCNPSRGMGLFEEPRYVIKSVCNHFYEMPENTIREQTYCCGSGSGLNASENMELRLRGGFPRQNALRYVREKYGVNMLACICAIDRAALPPAAQYWNPDVGVCGVTELVANALIMEGEGPRTHNLRGFEIATWEPEP from the coding sequence ATGGCAAATATTCCTAAATACTATGAGTCGCTGAATATTGATTTTAAACCGCCCCGTGGCAACTGGATGGATCGTCCTCTTAATATCAAGCCCGGTATTTATTGCTATCCAGCCAGACCAGAGGTGTTGAAAAAAGCCGGGATGAACGATCGAAGCGACTGGGGGAAGTACTGGGTAATCGAAGATGAGGACTGGGAGCTCCCTGATGACTGGAAGGAGCGGTTTCTCAATAAGATGAGGGACATGCTCGGCAAGTACCGTACGTTCAAGATATATATGGATATCTGTGTAAGGTGCGGTGCCTGTGCGGATAAGTGTCATTATTTCCTTGGCAGCGGCGATCCAATGAACATGCCTGTTATGCGGGCGGAGTTGTTGAGGTCGATATACAGGGGCGAGTTCACTAAAACAGGTAAGATACTGGGGCGTCTTGCAGGCGCAAGAAAGCTCACCAAAGACGCGTTGAGGCAGCTCTGGTATTATATGTTCCAGTGCAGTGAATGCCGCCGGTGCTCGGTCTTCTGTCCTTATGGAATAGATACTGCGGAGATCACCATTATGGGCAGGGAGATCATGAACGAGCTCGGCATGAATATCGCCTGGATACAGGAGTCGGTTACAAAATGTCTCTTTACCGGGAATCATCTCGGCCTCCAGCCGCATACATATAAAGAGTGTGTTGATACCATGCTGATGGATATTGAAGATAACGTGGGCATCAGTTTCGAGCCCAGTTGGAACAGAAAGGGTGCGGAGATCCTCTTTGTCACCCCGTCAGGTGATGTGTTTGCCGATCCGGGTATATTTACACTTGCGGGTTATCTGCTGCTCTTTGAACATCTCGGCCTTGATTACACATGGAGCACCTATGCGTCCGAGGGCGGTGATTTTGGTTACTTTACCGCCAATGAAGTAGCAAAACGCATGAACGGCAAGATATATGCCGAGGCCAAACGCCTTGGTGTAAAATGGATCCTGGGCGGTGAGTGCGGTCATATGTGGCGGGTCCTGAACCAGTATATGACCACATGGCACGGTCCCATAGACTTTCTTGAGGAGCCGGTTTCTCCCATCACCGGCACGAAGTTCGAGAACGCCAAGGCCCATAAGATGGTCCACATCATGGAGTTTACGGCAGATCTTATCAAACACAACAAGCTGAAGCTGGACCCGAGCCGTAACGATCGCCTGAAGGTCACATTTCATGACTCCTGCAATCCTTCCAGGGGCATGGGATTGTTTGAAGAGCCACGCTATGTCATCAAGAGTGTGTGCAACCACTTCTATGAAATGCCCGAGAATACCATCAGGGAGCAGACTTACTGCTGCGGGAGCGGCTCCGGTCTGAATGCCTCTGAGAATATGGAGCTCAGGCTGAGGGGCGGCTTTCCAAGGCAGAATGCCCTCAGGTACGTCAGGGAGAAGTATGGGGTAAACATGCTCGCCTGCATCTGTGCCATTGACAGGGCGGCTTTGCCCCCGGCGGCCCAATATTGGAACCCGGATGTAGGGGTCTGCGGCGTTACCGAGCTGGTCGCAAATGCCCTGATCATGGAGGGGGAAGGTCCGAGGACACATAATCTGCGCGGGTTTGAGATCGCAACTTGGGAACCGGAACCATAG
- a CDS encoding menaquinol oxidoreductase, which translates to MYDAWKIIVGLVIFVVLFTAAFWMNAGKAAPVPEPKIDTPEIKKMAEAERKCVEDKHFMRTTHMKLINDWRDQALREGNREYINQKGKKYYTSLQNTCMKCHSNKKDFCDKCHNYTGVSPYCWDCHIEPKEEPKGNEL; encoded by the coding sequence ATGTATGATGCTTGGAAGATCATAGTAGGGCTTGTCATCTTTGTCGTCTTATTTACTGCTGCATTCTGGATGAATGCGGGGAAGGCGGCTCCCGTGCCTGAGCCGAAGATCGACACGCCGGAGATCAAGAAAATGGCCGAGGCCGAGAGGAAATGTGTGGAGGATAAGCATTTCATGCGGACCACGCACATGAAGCTCATAAACGATTGGCGCGATCAGGCCCTCAGGGAAGGCAACAGGGAGTATATCAATCAGAAGGGGAAGAAGTACTACACCAGCCTTCAGAATACATGCATGAAATGCCATTCCAACAAGAAGGACTTCTGCGATAAGTGTCACAACTATACAGGAGTTTCCCCTTACTGCTGGGACTGCCACATAGAGCCAAAAGAAGAGCCAAAAGGGAACGAGTTATGA
- a CDS encoding 4Fe-4S ferredoxin has translation MNMDRRQFIKIAGLSTLFGLGGKGAFEFLRPGALDAAVHHGEEHAPEKPKEVRKQWAMTIDVEKCAEPGVVEKCIKACHSTHNVPDFGDSKNKVVWLWEDDYEHTFAENENEYMDDHVKELPFLCLCNHCEHPPCVRVCPTKATFKRPDGIVAMDYHRCIGCRFCMAACPYGSRSFNWLDPREGLNEKELNMEFPTRVRGVVEKCNFCVERLAKDKLPACVEAAPQALTFGDLTDPDSNVRQILRRRSSMRRKLELGTGPCIFYLV, from the coding sequence ATGAACATGGATAGAAGACAATTCATAAAGATAGCCGGGCTTTCCACCTTATTTGGCCTGGGGGGCAAGGGTGCGTTCGAGTTTCTCCGCCCCGGCGCGCTCGATGCCGCGGTGCACCACGGAGAGGAACATGCTCCGGAGAAGCCCAAAGAGGTGCGGAAACAGTGGGCAATGACCATTGATGTCGAGAAGTGTGCAGAGCCAGGGGTCGTGGAGAAGTGCATAAAGGCATGTCACTCGACGCACAATGTACCTGACTTCGGGGATTCAAAGAACAAGGTGGTGTGGCTTTGGGAAGACGACTATGAGCACACCTTTGCAGAGAACGAGAACGAATATATGGACGATCACGTGAAGGAGTTGCCGTTTCTGTGTCTGTGCAACCACTGTGAGCATCCTCCATGTGTAAGGGTGTGTCCTACCAAGGCCACATTCAAGAGACCCGACGGGATCGTGGCCATGGACTATCACCGCTGCATCGGGTGCCGCTTCTGCATGGCTGCATGTCCATACGGCTCCCGCAGCTTCAACTGGCTGGATCCCAGGGAGGGTCTCAACGAGAAGGAACTCAATATGGAGTTTCCCACCCGGGTGAGAGGCGTGGTGGAAAAATGTAACTTCTGTGTGGAAAGGCTTGCAAAGGACAAGTTGCCTGCATGCGTTGAAGCAGCGCCACAGGCCTTGACCTTTGGGGACCTGACAGACCCCGATTCCAACGTGAGGCAGATCCTGCGCAGGCGTAGTTCCATGAGGCGTAAGCTAGAGCTCGGCACAGGGCCGTGCATCTTCTACCTAGTGTGA
- a CDS encoding menaquinol oxidoreductase has product MIEKALKGEPRYYMWIVFLLAIIGVGFGCWLYQLNVGLGITGMGRDISWGVYIGQFTYLVGVAASAVMIVIPLYLHNYRKYAKIIVFGEFLAIAAVTMCLLFIVVDIGQPQRMLNVVLHPTPNSILFWDMIVLSGYLLINIIVGYNCLLAEAKKVPHPGWLKPFIYLSIPWAVSIHTVTAFLYAGLPGRHSWLTAVMAPRFLASAFASGPALLIIVLLIIERVSKFDPGRDALQTIAKTVCYAMIVNLFLVGMEFFTAFYSNIPGHMHGLQYLFVGLHGHGKLVGWMWTAAPFAFIGVLLLLIPPARRHHGILAFACASVFIACWIDKGVALVIGGFIPNPFERITEYSATFPEITIATAIWAIGALILTVLHKVAVTIREEEAAT; this is encoded by the coding sequence ATGATAGAAAAGGCTTTAAAGGGTGAACCGAGATACTATATGTGGATAGTTTTTCTGCTGGCCATTATAGGGGTCGGCTTCGGGTGCTGGCTTTACCAGCTCAATGTCGGACTGGGGATTACCGGGATGGGCAGGGACATCTCCTGGGGTGTGTATATCGGCCAGTTCACATATCTGGTCGGAGTGGCCGCATCTGCCGTTATGATCGTCATACCGTTGTATCTTCATAATTACAGGAAATATGCCAAGATCATAGTTTTCGGTGAGTTTCTTGCAATTGCGGCAGTAACTATGTGCCTGCTGTTCATTGTGGTGGATATAGGGCAGCCGCAGAGGATGCTCAATGTCGTGCTGCACCCCACGCCCAACTCCATACTCTTCTGGGATATGATCGTGCTGAGCGGCTATCTCCTGATCAATATCATAGTCGGGTATAACTGCCTGCTGGCAGAGGCGAAAAAAGTACCGCATCCCGGATGGCTGAAACCTTTTATTTATCTCTCCATACCCTGGGCAGTCAGCATCCACACAGTAACGGCCTTTCTGTACGCCGGCCTTCCCGGAAGGCATTCCTGGCTGACGGCCGTCATGGCCCCCAGGTTTCTTGCATCGGCCTTTGCATCCGGCCCTGCCCTGCTGATAATTGTGCTCCTTATTATCGAAAGGGTCAGCAAGTTCGATCCGGGAAGAGATGCCTTGCAGACCATAGCCAAGACCGTCTGCTATGCCATGATCGTAAACCTGTTCCTGGTGGGCATGGAGTTTTTCACGGCCTTTTACAGCAATATCCCAGGACATATGCATGGCCTTCAATACCTGTTTGTCGGCCTGCACGGCCACGGCAAGCTTGTGGGATGGATGTGGACAGCCGCTCCATTTGCGTTTATTGGTGTCCTTCTCTTGCTGATCCCGCCTGCCCGAAGGCACCACGGGATCCTGGCCTTTGCATGCGCATCGGTTTTCATTGCCTGCTGGATCGATAAGGGCGTGGCACTGGTCATTGGTGGATTCATCCCCAATCCCTTTGAGAGGATCACAGAGTACTCGGCCACCTTTCCCGAGATAACTATTGCGACAGCCATCTGGGCGATCGGGGCATTGATACTTACAGTGCTTCATAAGGTTGCAGTGACCATCAGGGAGGAAGAGGCAGCAACATAA
- a CDS encoding PBS lyase, translating to MATGTIAHKPLCPFCDSPIDRPKKVEPRRLGDFDYGACECGAVYVHDVTGHNLGAAWVEALGFACNDDWDLAWSLAPGEDYEDAILENYDIESHLIQPTGRTKDEKVVRAALVFIRMRKDIREVTHEGVKERLELLSEPWISQEEKDKAYLERRSRRYSKQQVKALVQAGEVEKLRTMTLEDPLVLRKIQRLLYSTDEMMWKAITTLGAVAGALATERPVLVGDLVRRLLLASGDSAATNWGSIETIGEIIRAQPKIYGSFMRHILVFMNDPPSCPAVLWAFGRIGELHPQVVRSNAFFALFGLLTNPEPKIRGHAVWAFGRTKAKEALRAIQGMTDDTGELTLFDGQSIRYTTVGELATEAVERIEG from the coding sequence ATGGCAACAGGAACGATTGCTCACAAGCCTCTCTGTCCATTCTGTGACAGTCCCATAGATCGCCCAAAAAAAGTGGAGCCGAGGAGACTCGGAGACTTTGACTACGGTGCATGCGAGTGCGGAGCGGTATATGTCCACGATGTCACAGGGCACAATCTTGGTGCAGCCTGGGTTGAGGCACTTGGTTTTGCCTGCAACGACGATTGGGACCTGGCGTGGAGTCTCGCGCCCGGAGAGGACTATGAGGACGCTATTTTAGAAAATTATGATATTGAGTCTCACCTTATCCAGCCCACCGGAAGAACAAAGGACGAGAAAGTAGTAAGGGCCGCACTCGTCTTTATTCGAATGAGAAAAGACATCCGTGAGGTCACCCATGAGGGTGTCAAAGAGAGGCTCGAGTTGCTCTCCGAACCCTGGATCTCTCAGGAAGAGAAAGATAAGGCCTATTTGGAAAGGAGATCACGCCGGTACTCCAAGCAGCAGGTCAAGGCCCTTGTACAGGCTGGAGAGGTTGAAAAACTCAGGACAATGACCCTTGAAGACCCCCTGGTTTTGAGAAAGATTCAACGCCTTCTGTATTCAACAGACGAGATGATGTGGAAGGCAATTACCACACTGGGTGCGGTTGCAGGGGCACTGGCCACAGAGAGACCGGTCCTTGTAGGCGATCTGGTCAGGAGGCTCCTTCTGGCCAGCGGCGACTCAGCAGCCACGAACTGGGGATCCATAGAGACGATTGGTGAAATAATACGTGCCCAGCCAAAGATATATGGCTCTTTCATGCGGCACATACTCGTATTCATGAACGATCCGCCCTCGTGTCCCGCGGTACTTTGGGCATTTGGCCGTATCGGTGAATTACATCCGCAGGTTGTGAGGTCCAACGCATTTTTTGCCCTGTTTGGCCTGCTGACGAATCCTGAGCCGAAGATACGGGGCCATGCAGTGTGGGCATTTGGCCGCACGAAGGCCAAGGAGGCGCTAAGGGCCATTCAGGGAATGACAGACGATACCGGGGAGCTGACTCTTTTTGATGGCCAGTCCATCAGGTATACGACTGTAGGCGAGCTGGCGACAGAGGCCGTTGAGCGTATCGAGGGCTGA
- a CDS encoding tetratricopeptide repeat-containing protein, translated as MNEQAASSTSEGKDKELTKAEALYREAKIMSVQGRSLDALEKFEEALEIYEAVGGRDVEVANICEQIGDLRTMRGNFKGAIPAYQRGLTICEKKHDPVSTVLLVEKIIDLYRQLEELDKTLPYYFRALELVEELEDVGRAGLYLTGIGDIYQKRGDLDKALDAYRTAQRIYQGMASRERAEILEKGIKAIEEAMSAGASK; from the coding sequence ATGAATGAACAGGCGGCTTCGAGTACGTCAGAAGGGAAAGATAAAGAACTCACAAAAGCAGAGGCCCTGTACCGGGAGGCAAAGATTATGAGTGTACAGGGGAGATCCCTGGACGCCCTTGAGAAATTTGAGGAGGCACTTGAGATTTATGAGGCCGTTGGTGGAAGAGACGTGGAGGTTGCAAACATCTGTGAGCAGATAGGAGATCTCCGTACAATGCGGGGAAATTTCAAGGGGGCCATACCTGCCTATCAGAGAGGGCTGACAATATGTGAAAAAAAGCATGACCCTGTCAGTACCGTTTTGCTGGTAGAGAAAATCATTGATCTCTACAGGCAGCTCGAGGAACTGGACAAGACCCTTCCATACTATTTTCGGGCACTCGAGCTCGTGGAAGAGCTTGAGGACGTCGGCAGGGCCGGGCTATATCTCACGGGAATTGGTGATATTTACCAAAAAAGGGGTGACCTGGACAAGGCCCTGGATGCCTACAGGACTGCCCAAAGGATTTATCAGGGCATGGCATCCAGGGAGAGGGCGGAGATACTTGAAAAGGGCATAAAAGCAATTGAGGAGGCTATGTCGGCCGGGGCTTCTAAATGA
- a CDS encoding dissimilatory sulfite reductase-asociated protein DsvD has protein sequence MEELKKKILDFMTKKGKFKSKMYFKDLCKADPDAKSREIKKAATELVKEEKIEYWSSGSTTLYGLKGAGKSEAEQFGGEE, from the coding sequence ATGGAAGAACTAAAAAAGAAAATTTTGGATTTTATGACCAAAAAAGGGAAATTCAAGTCAAAGATGTATTTTAAAGACTTGTGCAAGGCAGATCCCGATGCCAAATCGCGGGAGATAAAAAAAGCGGCCACCGAACTGGTCAAGGAAGAAAAGATCGAGTACTGGTCTTCGGGAAGCACTACTCTCTACGGCCTAAAGGGTGCCGGCAAGAGCGAGGCGGAACAGTTCGGCGGAGAAGAATAG
- the dsrB gene encoding dissimilatory-type sulfite reductase subunit beta: protein MYKDDPGYDCSKLLETPYDPEFAEKKYNPDKPMENRITDIGPPHYAQFFPEVIKKNYGKWLTHEIIQPGVIKYTSETGDVMWVVRCGTPRLLTTNLMREISDIADKFSEGICRWTTRNSVEFHVTDEGTLKDLIEYLNNFKHPGGSYKLPIGGTGAGITNIVHTQGWIHCHTPATDASGMVKGVMDDIFEYWHSHKLPAKLRISMACCLNMCGAVHCSDIALLGIHRKPPFVEDDRITGVCEIPLAIAACPTAAIKPATVELPDGKKVKSVRVNEPRCMFCGNCYTMCPAMPLADAEGDGVAILAGGKISNRITQPSFSKLIIPYIPNEPPRWPGVCEAVRKMVEAYEKNANKYERLGDWAKRVGWERFYELCDIPFSDKSIDDYRLAYDTYHTTTQFKWSSHTDALMK from the coding sequence ATGTATAAAGACGATCCCGGTTACGATTGTTCGAAGCTGCTGGAGACACCCTATGATCCGGAGTTTGCCGAGAAGAAATACAATCCCGATAAGCCCATGGAGAATCGCATCACGGACATAGGTCCCCCGCACTATGCGCAGTTCTTCCCTGAGGTGATCAAGAAGAACTACGGCAAGTGGCTCACTCACGAGATCATCCAGCCTGGTGTCATCAAGTATACCAGTGAGACCGGCGATGTGATGTGGGTGGTGCGCTGCGGTACCCCGCGGTTGCTCACTACTAACCTGATGCGTGAGATCTCGGATATCGCAGACAAGTTCAGCGAAGGTATCTGCCGCTGGACCACCCGGAACAGCGTCGAGTTCCACGTCACGGACGAGGGGACATTAAAGGACCTGATCGAGTATCTCAACAATTTCAAGCATCCCGGCGGATCATACAAGCTCCCTATCGGAGGCACCGGCGCAGGAATAACCAATATCGTCCACACCCAGGGCTGGATACACTGTCATACCCCGGCCACTGATGCATCCGGTATGGTAAAGGGCGTGATGGACGATATCTTTGAGTACTGGCACAGCCATAAGCTGCCGGCCAAGCTGCGCATTTCCATGGCCTGCTGCCTCAATATGTGCGGCGCGGTCCACTGCTCAGATATTGCCCTGCTGGGCATCCACAGAAAGCCTCCATTTGTTGAGGACGACCGCATTACCGGCGTCTGCGAGATCCCTCTGGCAATAGCTGCATGCCCCACCGCGGCCATCAAGCCAGCCACGGTTGAGCTTCCGGACGGCAAGAAGGTCAAGTCGGTCCGGGTGAATGAGCCAAGGTGCATGTTCTGCGGCAACTGCTACACCATGTGCCCGGCCATGCCGCTGGCCGATGCAGAGGGCGACGGCGTCGCCATCCTGGCCGGCGGGAAGATCTCCAACCGCATTACTCAACCCTCGTTCTCAAAGTTGATTATTCCGTATATCCCAAATGAGCCTCCGCGTTGGCCCGGTGTTTGCGAGGCTGTCAGAAAGATGGTTGAGGCCTACGAGAAAAACGCCAATAAGTATGAACGCCTCGGGGACTGGGCGAAGCGGGTCGGCTGGGAGCGCTTCTATGAGCTGTGTGATATACCATTTTCGGATAAGTCCATTGACGACTACCGTCTGGCGTATGATACATATCATACAACCACTCAGTTTAAGTGGAGCTCTCATACCGATGCACTAATGAAGTAG
- the dsrA gene encoding dissimilatory-type sulfite reductase subunit alpha has translation MADLKKHDTPMIDELKKGPWPSFADDINTRAESGVQCCYDLLGQMELSYVHKETHWKHGGIVGVFGYGGGVIGRYSDAPHEFPSIAHFHTLRINQPASKFYNTKFLRKLCDMWDHRGSGIFNFHGSTGDMVMIGTTTDQLEPIFFDLTHQFDMDLGGSGSNLRTPSCCVGKARCEYSCLDTQAITYDLTMTYQDELHRPAFPYKFKFKTSGCPNDCVAAIARACTSIIGTWRDNIRIDQKAVQAYIGGEIKPNAGAFSDRDWGPFDIQKEVIDLCPSKCMYMDGNELKIDDRECVRCMHCINVMPSALRPGVDTGATILNGAKAPILEGAQMSTLIIPFMKMEYPYQEFKDYVELMWDWWMEEGKNRERLGELIQRQGLRHYIVDILGRKPIPQHVKEPRSNPYHFWKEEEVPGGWKRDLAEFRKKHLA, from the coding sequence ATGGCAGATCTCAAAAAACATGATACTCCTATGATTGATGAGCTGAAAAAGGGGCCATGGCCGAGTTTCGCTGACGACATAAACACGAGGGCGGAGAGCGGCGTCCAGTGCTGCTACGATCTTCTGGGTCAGATGGAACTCTCTTATGTGCACAAGGAGACACACTGGAAACACGGTGGTATTGTAGGTGTCTTTGGATATGGCGGCGGGGTTATCGGGCGCTACTCGGACGCCCCTCATGAGTTCCCCTCCATCGCCCATTTTCACACCTTACGTATCAACCAGCCGGCCAGCAAGTTTTATAATACCAAGTTCCTGCGCAAGCTCTGTGATATGTGGGACCATCGCGGAAGCGGCATATTCAACTTCCACGGCTCGACAGGCGACATGGTCATGATCGGTACCACGACCGATCAGTTGGAGCCCATTTTTTTCGACCTGACCCACCAGTTCGACATGGACCTTGGCGGATCCGGCTCCAACCTCAGGACGCCTTCATGCTGCGTAGGCAAGGCCCGCTGCGAATATTCGTGCCTGGATACACAGGCCATCACCTATGACCTGACCATGACCTATCAGGACGAGCTGCACAGGCCGGCCTTTCCGTACAAGTTCAAATTCAAGACATCCGGCTGCCCCAATGACTGCGTGGCGGCAATTGCACGTGCATGTACTTCCATTATCGGCACCTGGCGGGACAATATCCGTATAGACCAGAAGGCGGTCCAGGCCTATATCGGCGGGGAGATAAAACCCAATGCCGGTGCCTTTTCTGATCGCGACTGGGGCCCGTTCGATATCCAGAAAGAGGTCATTGATCTCTGTCCCAGCAAGTGCATGTATATGGACGGAAACGAGCTCAAGATCGATGATCGCGAGTGTGTCCGCTGCATGCACTGCATTAATGTCATGCCCAGTGCCCTGCGTCCAGGTGTGGATACAGGCGCCACGATCCTGAACGGGGCAAAGGCGCCGATCCTTGAAGGCGCCCAGATGTCCACCCTGATCATCCCGTTCATGAAGATGGAATACCCCTATCAGGAGTTCAAGGACTATGTAGAACTGATGTGGGACTGGTGGATGGAAGAGGGCAAGAACCGGGAGAGACTTGGCGAGCTCATCCAGCGCCAGGGCCTCAGGCATTACATCGTAGATATACTCGGGCGCAAACCCATTCCGCAGCACGTAAAGGAACCCAGGTCCAATCCGTACCATTTCTGGAAAGAGGAAGAGGTACCGGGTGGATGGAAACGCGATCTCGCAGAATTCCGCAAAAAGCACCTTGCTTAA